A single window of Candidatus Flexicrinis affinis DNA harbors:
- a CDS encoding LacI family DNA-binding transcriptional regulator, protein MGDRITLKDIAREVGVRPETVSKVLNGKGHVSGETEQRIWRVAREMAYRPNIIARSLRSQQSHTLGLSWRPAPPDQLNPILDRFLQVVVETARQAGYYILPYPITSDTRHIKVYQELVDTNRVDGFILSSTNFDDQRIQYFQKINFPFVAFGRANPDWKFSAVDVDGTAGIRLATEHLTELGHTKIAILAWPETSISGTNRLEGYLQAMQHRDLAVNDRWIIRSSHSVQAAREATAQLLELPAALRPTAIVALSDLMAIGAMKEVTQRGLSVGHDIAVTGFDDVPMAQFLSPSLTTVRQPIQQVGQLSVERLLRLIHKEFVAEDLVLLEPELVVRGSSTGIE, encoded by the coding sequence ATGGGCGACAGAATTACCCTGAAGGATATTGCTAGAGAAGTTGGTGTGCGTCCTGAGACCGTTTCGAAGGTGCTCAACGGCAAAGGACACGTTTCGGGCGAGACCGAGCAGCGAATTTGGCGGGTCGCCCGCGAAATGGCGTACAGGCCTAACATCATCGCGCGCAGTCTTCGTTCTCAGCAGAGTCACACACTCGGGCTGTCGTGGCGGCCTGCGCCGCCCGATCAGCTTAATCCGATTCTCGACCGTTTCCTGCAAGTGGTTGTTGAGACTGCCAGACAGGCAGGTTACTACATCCTTCCATACCCCATAACCTCCGACACGCGACACATAAAGGTCTATCAAGAGCTGGTCGACACCAACCGCGTCGACGGATTCATACTGTCGAGCACAAACTTCGACGATCAGCGCATTCAATACTTCCAGAAGATCAATTTCCCATTCGTTGCCTTTGGACGGGCCAACCCGGACTGGAAATTCTCAGCGGTTGATGTGGATGGCACTGCTGGGATTCGCCTTGCCACCGAACATCTGACTGAGCTTGGTCATACCAAAATCGCCATATTGGCTTGGCCCGAAACCTCTATCTCGGGGACGAATCGCCTTGAGGGCTACTTACAGGCAATGCAACACCGTGATCTTGCAGTCAATGACAGATGGATCATTCGCAGCAGCCATTCAGTCCAAGCGGCACGGGAAGCCACGGCACAGCTTCTCGAACTGCCTGCCGCACTCCGACCCACAGCGATCGTCGCCTTGTCGGATCTGATGGCGATCGGAGCCATGAAAGAAGTGACCCAGCGTGGTCTGTCCGTCGGGCACGACATCGCTGTGACGGGCTTCGATGATGTCCCCATGGCGCAGTTTCTGAGTCCATCGTTGACGACGGTGCGACAACCGATTCAACAAGTGGGGCAGCTATCGGTCGAACGATTGCTCCGGCTCATTCATAAGGAGTTTGTGGCAGAGGACCTTGTGCTATTGGAACCCGAGTTAGTTGTTCGAGGGTCCAGTACCGGAATCGAGTAA